One Acutalibacter muris DNA window includes the following coding sequences:
- a CDS encoding ABC transporter ATP-binding protein, whose translation MEMLTLSHIAKRFGEKQVLRDVSFSVPEHTVFGFVGQNGAGKTTAMKLILGLLTSDSGEITVNGMRVHYGNTQTNRFVGYLPDVPEFYSYMTPTEYLRFCGEITGMPSKEIKGRCEELLRLVGLEKEDRRIKGFSRGMKQRLGIAQALFGRPKLLICDEPTSALDPAGRKELLDILVNAKEQTTVLFSTHILSDVEHICDEIAFLHDGRIVLQGSLEEVRKIKTTAAAELELERLEDSQTLSSVFPHLKSIGRNTLLLEDAGNLPDILYYLGDKRIPVLRIERQEASLEELFMEVVGK comes from the coding sequence ATGGAAATGTTGACTCTTTCTCATATAGCAAAGCGCTTTGGGGAGAAACAGGTGCTGCGGGATGTGAGCTTTTCTGTTCCGGAACATACAGTGTTCGGTTTTGTTGGGCAAAACGGAGCGGGGAAAACGACCGCCATGAAACTGATTCTCGGTCTGCTTACCAGCGATAGCGGCGAAATAACTGTAAACGGGATGCGGGTTCATTATGGGAATACGCAGACCAACCGGTTTGTGGGATATCTGCCGGATGTTCCGGAATTCTATTCTTATATGACACCGACCGAGTACCTACGGTTCTGCGGGGAGATTACCGGTATGCCGTCAAAAGAAATTAAGGGACGCTGTGAGGAGCTGCTTCGCCTGGTGGGGTTGGAAAAAGAGGATCGCCGGATCAAGGGCTTTTCCCGTGGAATGAAACAGCGTTTAGGAATTGCGCAAGCTTTATTTGGCCGTCCTAAGCTTTTGATCTGTGATGAGCCCACTTCCGCACTGGATCCGGCAGGGCGTAAGGAACTGCTGGATATTCTGGTAAACGCAAAGGAACAGACAACGGTGCTCTTTTCCACCCATATCCTTTCCGATGTAGAACATATCTGTGATGAAATTGCATTTCTGCATGACGGACGGATTGTCCTGCAGGGAAGCCTTGAGGAAGTACGGAAAATAAAAACGACTGCGGCAGCTGAACTGGAGCTGGAGCGGCTAGAAGATTCGCAGACGCTTTCATCGGTATTTCCTCACCTGAAATCTATTGGACGAAACACCCTTCTGTTGGAGGATGCGGGGAATCTGCCCGATATCCTGTATTACCTCGGGGATAAAAGGATACCCGTCCTGCGTATCGAACGTCAGGAGGCGTCCCTGGAAGAATTGTTCATGGAGGTGGTGGGAAAATGA
- a CDS encoding PLDc N-terminal domain-containing protein, with protein MPDIKGMLPLLIPLAVAEIALLGYTLYHILTHKTYKRGSRGLWIAVVLIGMQFIGPILYFFLGREDN; from the coding sequence ATGCCTGATATCAAGGGAATGCTGCCATTACTAATTCCGCTGGCTGTGGCAGAGATCGCATTGCTTGGTTATACCCTTTATCATATTCTGACGCATAAAACATATAAGCGCGGCAGCCGTGGGCTGTGGATTGCAGTTGTGCTGATCGGAATGCAGTTTATCGGCCCGATTTTATATTTCTTTTTGGGAAGAGAGGACAACTGA
- a CDS encoding helix-turn-helix domain-containing protein yields MNRLNLPENIIRFRHEKRLTQEELADFMGVTKASVSKWEKGINTPDLLLLPQLATFFDVTVDELIGYEAQLSSEQIRHQYADLSRDFATLPFADVLEKTRVLAHKYYACYPFLLQLSVLYWNHYMLAGTEEERRALLQEAVGWCDRIVENCSDVGVCSDAVVLRAGLYLQLGKAAEAIEELEPSADPSRLSGQNGTLLVQAYQLSGDAEKARSYAQAKQYLDLLNLIGDAILDLSLDERNIEHCEETIRRIKGVMDLYHLDTLHPNVAAQFQFQSAIVYAVNGREEEALAALRRFEKCIDKLFQPEQSGLHGDGYFNQLEAWIDRLPLGSMAPRDKSFIRQSLREALVYPAFDSLKEKEKFQKLVYRLTEGGGENA; encoded by the coding sequence ATGAACAGACTGAATTTACCAGAAAATATCATTCGGTTTCGGCATGAAAAGAGGCTTACCCAAGAGGAACTGGCCGACTTTATGGGTGTAACCAAGGCGTCGGTATCCAAGTGGGAGAAAGGAATCAATACGCCGGACCTATTGCTTTTGCCACAGCTGGCAACCTTTTTTGATGTAACAGTAGACGAACTGATCGGATATGAAGCTCAACTTTCCAGTGAGCAGATTCGTCACCAATACGCAGACTTGTCAAGAGATTTCGCAACCCTTCCTTTTGCGGACGTATTGGAGAAGACCAGGGTGCTGGCTCATAAATATTATGCCTGCTATCCGTTTCTGCTCCAGCTCAGCGTCCTATACTGGAATCACTATATGCTTGCGGGGACAGAGGAGGAACGCAGAGCGCTCCTGCAGGAAGCAGTGGGATGGTGTGACCGCATTGTGGAGAATTGCAGTGATGTGGGCGTCTGCAGCGACGCTGTAGTTCTGAGAGCAGGATTATATCTTCAGCTTGGAAAAGCGGCGGAGGCGATTGAGGAGCTGGAACCGTCTGCAGATCCCAGCCGCCTTTCCGGTCAAAACGGAACCTTGCTGGTGCAGGCGTATCAGCTATCCGGAGATGCGGAAAAGGCAAGGAGCTATGCACAGGCGAAGCAATATCTGGATTTGCTGAATTTGATAGGCGACGCAATACTGGATCTTTCCCTGGATGAAAGAAATATAGAACATTGTGAGGAAACCATCCGGCGTATAAAAGGAGTCATGGACCTGTATCATTTGGATACGCTCCACCCGAATGTCGCTGCCCAGTTCCAATTCCAGTCTGCAATCGTTTATGCGGTAAATGGGAGAGAAGAGGAAGCGTTAGCGGCTCTCCGCCGCTTTGAAAAATGTATCGATAAACTTTTCCAACCAGAGCAATCCGGGTTACATGGGGACGGTTACTTCAATCAACTGGAGGCCTGGATTGACCGTCTGCCTCTGGGAAGCATGGCGCCCCGGGACAAAAGCTTTATCCGTCAGAGTCTGCGGGAAGCCCTGGTCTATCCTGCATTTGACAGCTTGAAAGAAAAAGAGAAATTTCAAAAGCTCGTCTACAGATTAACGGAAGGAGGTGGGGAGAATGCCTGA
- a CDS encoding AbrB/MazE/SpoVT family DNA-binding domain-containing protein, whose translation MLAELRQKAQVTIPREIIVKLGLSEGDKLDIFEKDGTICIMPVVVYPKKYLSELKDEISDVKAKLASGEQPVFDSVDALFDKLEAE comes from the coding sequence ATGCTGGCCGAATTACGTCAAAAAGCCCAAGTCACGATCCCAAGAGAAATTATTGTCAAACTTGGTCTGTCAGAGGGCGATAAGCTGGACATTTTCGAAAAAGACGGTACCATCTGCATTATGCCGGTGGTTGTCTATCCCAAAAAATACTTGAGTGAGCTTAAGGACGAAATCAGTGATGTCAAAGCAAAGCTCGCATCCGGGGAACAGCCTGTCTTTGACAGCGTGGACGCTCTGTTTGACAAATTGGAGGCGGAGTGA
- the tenA gene encoding thiaminase II has protein sequence MKTTERLLSATADIWAAYNAHPFVMGIQDGTLARDKFKYYILQDYLYLEEYAKVFAIGIAKAKSLDTMRLFSRQVNFLTEGEMNIHRGYMGAFTVSQEELSATPRALDNLSYTSYMLRVAYEEGEAEILAAILSCAYSYEVIAKTILKNNPRAAEHPFYGNWVKGYAGSDFCDGNVVLLDTLNFLTCNYTEDQLQHLTDIFVACSRYELAFWEMAWNMSK, from the coding sequence ATGAAGACAACAGAGCGGCTTTTGTCCGCAACGGCGGATATTTGGGCGGCTTACAATGCACATCCCTTTGTGATGGGGATCCAGGACGGTACGTTGGCCCGGGATAAATTCAAATATTACATCCTCCAGGATTACCTCTATCTGGAGGAGTACGCCAAGGTGTTCGCTATTGGGATCGCCAAGGCAAAGAGCCTGGACACCATGCGGCTTTTCTCTAGGCAGGTAAATTTTCTGACAGAAGGGGAGATGAACATCCACCGGGGGTATATGGGGGCTTTCACCGTATCACAGGAAGAATTGAGCGCAACGCCCCGGGCCTTGGATAATCTATCCTACACCTCCTATATGCTCCGGGTGGCCTATGAGGAGGGGGAGGCGGAGATCCTGGCGGCCATCCTGTCCTGCGCCTACAGCTATGAGGTGATTGCCAAGACCATCCTCAAAAACAATCCCAGAGCGGCAGAGCATCCCTTTTATGGAAATTGGGTCAAGGGCTATGCCGGATCTGACTTTTGCGATGGGAATGTTGTATTGCTTGATACACTCAACTTCCTGACCTGCAACTATACGGAAGACCAGCTCCAACACCTGACAGATATCTTTGTGGCCTGCTCCCGCTATGAGCTGGCCTTCTGGGAAATGGCCTGGAACATGAGCAAGTAG
- the thiD gene encoding bifunctional hydroxymethylpyrimidine kinase/phosphomethylpyrimidine kinase gives MRTALSIAGTDPSGGAGIQADLKTMTMNGVFAMSAITALVAQNTTGVREIVEMTPDFLGQQIDVVFEDIPPDAVKIGMVASCGLIEKIAERLRFYQARNVVVDPVMVATSGYRLISEEAVDTMKTCLLPLAVVVTPNIPEAEILAGMDIHRQEDIEAAAKRISEAYGCAVLLKGGHNINDANDYLYAGGVGTWFYGTHINNPNTHGTGCTLSSAIAANLAKGFDLPTSIRRSKKYLSGALGAMLDLGKGRGPMQHNFNLTGEYAKEAE, from the coding sequence ATGAGAACAGCATTATCAATCGCTGGGACAGATCCCAGCGGAGGCGCCGGGATTCAGGCTGATCTGAAAACGATGACCATGAACGGAGTTTTCGCCATGAGCGCCATTACGGCGCTGGTGGCCCAGAACACCACCGGTGTAAGAGAAATCGTAGAGATGACGCCAGATTTTCTCGGGCAGCAAATCGACGTGGTATTCGAGGACATTCCGCCCGACGCGGTGAAGATCGGCATGGTAGCCTCCTGTGGACTGATTGAGAAAATTGCAGAGCGGCTGCGCTTTTATCAAGCAAGGAACGTTGTAGTGGACCCGGTGATGGTGGCCACCAGCGGCTACCGGCTGATTTCAGAGGAGGCAGTAGACACAATGAAAACCTGTCTGCTCCCATTGGCGGTCGTGGTCACACCCAACATACCAGAGGCGGAGATTCTGGCGGGTATGGATATCCACAGGCAGGAGGATATTGAAGCTGCCGCCAAACGGATCAGTGAAGCTTATGGCTGCGCGGTTCTGCTCAAAGGCGGGCACAACATCAATGACGCCAACGATTATCTCTATGCGGGCGGCGTTGGGACATGGTTCTACGGAACGCACATCAATAACCCAAACACCCACGGAACCGGCTGCACTCTATCCAGCGCCATCGCGGCCAATCTGGCCAAAGGCTTTGACCTGCCTACATCCATCCGGCGGTCGAAAAAGTACCTCTCCGGCGCGCTGGGGGCCATGCTGGATTTGGGGAAGGGCCGGGGCCCCATGCAGCACAATTTCAATCTGACCGGCGAATACGCAAAGGAGGCAGAGTAA
- a CDS encoding HAD family hydrolase translates to MRICGAIFDVDGTLLDSMSTWDTIGETYLRSIGYEPKENLNEVFKNMSLRQAARYYQTEYGVTLGIEQIMDGVNAMLERYYRFEVLLKPGAAELLARLRESGVKLCIATATDRYLAEAALERCGVLSCFGEIFTCNEVGSGKDEPDIFEAALSFLGTEKAKTIVFDDALYAVKTAKAAGFPVAAVYDRHEKNSEEIRALADLYLEDLTQLDKLGSCFPA, encoded by the coding sequence ATGAGGATCTGCGGCGCTATTTTCGATGTAGATGGTACGCTGCTGGATTCCATGTCCACTTGGGACACCATCGGCGAGACCTATCTGCGCTCCATTGGATATGAGCCGAAGGAGAACCTCAACGAGGTATTCAAGAATATGAGTCTGCGCCAGGCGGCCCGCTACTACCAGACTGAGTATGGCGTGACGCTGGGCATTGAGCAGATCATGGATGGGGTCAACGCCATGCTGGAACGGTACTATCGTTTTGAGGTTCTGCTGAAACCAGGTGCAGCGGAGCTATTAGCGCGGCTTCGAGAGAGCGGCGTCAAGCTATGTATTGCCACCGCCACAGATCGGTATCTGGCAGAGGCTGCCTTGGAGCGGTGCGGGGTACTCTCCTGTTTTGGGGAGATCTTTACCTGCAACGAGGTGGGCAGCGGCAAGGACGAACCGGATATCTTTGAGGCAGCCCTTAGCTTTCTGGGAACGGAGAAGGCAAAGACCATTGTGTTTGACGACGCACTCTACGCTGTTAAAACGGCAAAAGCGGCCGGATTTCCGGTGGCTGCGGTCTATGACCGTCATGAAAAGAATTCAGAGGAAATCCGTGCGCTGGCTGACCTATACCTGGAAGATTTGACACAGTTAGACAAACTCGGGAGCTGCTTTCCGGCTTAG
- the thiE gene encoding thiamine phosphate synthase, with translation MKCDKRHMQLYAVTDRAWVGKHTLYEQVEAALKGGVTCVQLREKELDEAAFLQEAKDICALCRRYNVPFIINDNVEIAIACGADGIHVGQEDMAAGEVRRRVGDGMILGVSVHTVEEARQAVQDGADYLGLGAVFPTSTKTDVEQMSSETLQTICNAVDVPIVAIGGINRDNLLKLAGSGVDGVALVSAIFSAEDIEGACRELRALSERMVKA, from the coding sequence ATGAAGTGCGATAAGCGGCATATGCAGCTCTACGCTGTCACCGACCGGGCCTGGGTTGGCAAGCATACTCTCTATGAGCAAGTGGAGGCGGCATTAAAAGGCGGCGTGACCTGTGTGCAGCTGCGGGAGAAGGAACTGGACGAGGCGGCTTTTCTACAGGAGGCCAAGGATATCTGTGCCTTGTGCCGACGATATAACGTACCTTTCATTATAAATGATAACGTGGAGATTGCCATCGCCTGTGGAGCGGACGGTATCCATGTGGGCCAGGAGGACATGGCGGCAGGAGAGGTCCGCCGCCGGGTTGGGGACGGCATGATTTTGGGCGTCTCTGTCCATACCGTAGAAGAGGCCCGTCAGGCTGTTCAGGACGGCGCGGATTATCTGGGACTGGGAGCGGTGTTCCCCACCAGCACAAAGACGGACGTGGAACAGATGTCCAGCGAAACCCTGCAAACTATCTGCAACGCGGTGGATGTGCCTATCGTGGCCATCGGTGGCATCAACCGGGACAACCTCCTAAAGCTGGCCGGCAGCGGGGTGGATGGAGTGGCCCTGGTATCCGCCATCTTCTCGGCGGAGGATATTGAGGGGGCCTGCCGGGAACTGCGGGCGCTTTCGGAGAGGATGGTGAAGGCATGA
- the thiM gene encoding hydroxyethylthiazole kinase translates to MFEQIFENVRRKSPLVHCITNYVTVNDCANMLLACGGSPIMADEPDDAVEITAICGGLTINIGTLNQRTLPSMLAAGKRANELGHSVVLDPVGAGASKLRTDTALRLLKDVRFTAIRGNISEIKTLASGSGTTKGVDADVADRVTDENLDGAVSFVKELARRTGAIIAVTGAIDIVAEGERAFCIRNGRPEMSSITGTGCQLSVLTTAFVTANPNQPLEAAAAAVCAMGLCGEIAYKRMTEQDGNASYRNYIIDAMYRLTPAELEKGTKYEVR, encoded by the coding sequence ATGTTTGAACAGATTTTTGAAAATGTCCGGCGAAAATCCCCACTGGTCCACTGTATCACCAACTATGTTACGGTCAACGACTGTGCCAATATGCTGCTGGCCTGCGGCGGCTCGCCTATCATGGCGGACGAGCCGGATGACGCCGTGGAGATTACCGCCATCTGCGGTGGATTGACCATCAATATCGGCACGCTGAACCAGCGAACCCTCCCGTCCATGCTTGCCGCCGGGAAGCGTGCCAACGAGCTGGGCCACTCCGTGGTACTGGATCCGGTGGGGGCCGGAGCCTCCAAACTGCGGACGGACACGGCCCTCCGGCTACTGAAGGATGTAAGGTTCACGGCAATCCGGGGCAATATCTCGGAGATCAAGACCCTTGCTTCCGGAAGCGGCACCACCAAGGGTGTAGACGCCGACGTGGCGGATAGGGTCACGGATGAGAATTTGGATGGGGCAGTATCCTTTGTCAAGGAGCTGGCCCGGCGTACCGGGGCAATCATCGCCGTCACCGGGGCAATCGATATCGTAGCGGAGGGGGAGCGGGCTTTCTGTATCCGCAACGGCCGTCCGGAGATGTCTTCCATTACCGGAACCGGCTGCCAGCTCTCTGTCCTGACGACGGCCTTTGTCACCGCCAACCCGAATCAGCCTCTGGAGGCTGCCGCTGCCGCCGTGTGTGCCATGGGCCTGTGCGGAGAGATTGCCTACAAGCGCATGACGGAGCAGGATGGCAATGCCTCTTACCGAAACTATATTATCGACGCCATGTACCGCTTGACCCCGGCGGAGCTGGAGAAAGGAACCAAATATGAAGTGCGATAA
- a CDS encoding ECF transporter S component produces the protein MIKERTLWITRTAVFIALLVVLQAATGALGSTIITGSVVNMLLIVSVMTCDMMSGLCVAVISPIMAKLIGIGPLWSLIPFIVAGNITLVLIWHFIGNRRWGHKYTAPIIALTAAATAKFLVLYLGIAQITVPFLLRLPAPQAAVISSMFSIPQLLTALLGGGAALLVLSPLKKAIRGGREQS, from the coding sequence ATGATTAAAGAAAGAACGCTTTGGATTACCCGCACAGCAGTTTTTATCGCCTTACTTGTCGTATTGCAGGCGGCTACCGGAGCATTAGGGAGCACCATTATTACGGGATCTGTCGTGAATATGCTGCTGATTGTTTCCGTTATGACCTGCGACATGATGTCAGGACTTTGCGTCGCTGTCATTTCGCCTATTATGGCGAAGCTGATTGGAATAGGCCCGCTTTGGAGCCTGATCCCCTTTATTGTAGCCGGAAACATCACCCTCGTGCTGATTTGGCACTTCATCGGCAACAGGCGTTGGGGACATAAATATACCGCGCCAATAATTGCTTTGACAGCTGCGGCAACCGCCAAGTTCTTGGTCCTATACCTTGGAATCGCGCAAATAACCGTACCGTTCCTTTTAAGATTACCGGCTCCGCAGGCGGCGGTGATTTCGAGTATGTTCTCTATACCGCAGCTGCTAACAGCTCTTTTGGGCGGCGGTGCTGCGCTGTTGGTTCTTTCGCCGTTAAAAAAAGCGATCCGGGGAGGGCGTGAGCAGAGTTGA
- a CDS encoding permease — protein sequence MNTVFTYSLLRFSSTFTFFLFSERQEKTLLSLKKAWKMFTGVLPQFVAILLFVGFALAVLSPETIRRLIGEETGFIGMLLASLVGAVSLVPVMIAFPIVAELLENGAGIIQMAVFVSTLTTVGLITIPIETKYLGKKVAILRNMLSFAFSFITAYLMGVFLK from the coding sequence TTGAACACAGTATTTACCTATTCATTACTACGGTTTAGCAGCACTTTTACTTTTTTTCTCTTTTCTGAAAGACAAGAAAAAACGCTGTTATCCTTAAAAAAGGCGTGGAAGATGTTTACGGGCGTCCTGCCGCAATTTGTTGCTATCCTGCTTTTTGTTGGGTTTGCGCTTGCGGTGCTTTCGCCGGAGACAATCAGACGCTTAATAGGCGAAGAAACGGGTTTTATCGGCATGCTCTTGGCTTCGCTTGTTGGTGCGGTTTCGTTAGTACCCGTCATGATTGCTTTCCCCATTGTTGCGGAACTTCTGGAAAACGGCGCGGGCATAATTCAAATGGCGGTATTTGTTTCTACTCTCACTACGGTTGGGTTGATTACAATCCCGATAGAGACAAAATATCTGGGTAAGAAGGTAGCCATTCTTCGGAATATGCTTTCATTTGCGTTTTCTTTTATCACAGCTTACCTAATGGGGGTGTTTCTCAAATGA
- a CDS encoding permease: MKTAIKKYWFLFVMVLCNLIIWTYDPEIGKTALAFSGKNFINFRFILTPVFICIGLMDVWVEREKMIRIMGANSGVKGITVAILSGTITAVPIYVLLPVAGVLLKKGCRISNVVLFLCTSASIRIPLLLFEISSLGISFTLMRFCLNLFAVFAIAFIIEGLLSDKDRKEIYGNAEKL; this comes from the coding sequence ATGAAAACAGCGATAAAAAAATATTGGTTTCTATTTGTAATGGTACTTTGTAATCTCATCATCTGGACCTATGACCCGGAGATTGGAAAAACAGCATTGGCCTTTAGCGGAAAGAACTTTATCAACTTCCGCTTTATACTTACGCCTGTTTTCATCTGTATTGGCTTGATGGACGTATGGGTTGAACGTGAAAAAATGATACGAATTATGGGAGCGAATTCCGGTGTGAAAGGAATTACCGTCGCCATATTGTCTGGAACGATAACGGCCGTTCCCATATATGTGTTGCTGCCTGTTGCCGGGGTGCTGTTGAAAAAGGGCTGCAGGATTTCAAACGTGGTGCTTTTCCTATGCACAAGCGCCAGTATCCGCATTCCTTTACTCCTTTTTGAAATATCCTCTTTGGGCATATCTTTTACACTGATGCGGTTTTGCCTGAATCTGTTCGCTGTTTTTGCGATTGCCTTTATCATTGAAGGACTGTTGTCCGATAAGGATAGAAAGGAAATCTATGGAAATGCGGAGAAACTGTAA
- a CDS encoding ATP-binding protein: MLNGLQRLRNVDIYVTGSNSKMLSKDVMTAFRGRGDSVEVHPLSFKEYYDYVGGDKAEAYEEYALYGGMPLVLFRKTEDDKFKYLSSLFEEVYFKDIIERYQIGLPEVLSELTDDLCSSVGSLTNATKIANTLQTVKGIKVDSGTIASYLTYLSESFLFRQAKRYDVKGKKYFSYPSKYYCSDIGLRNVRLNLRQQEETHIMENIMYNELICRGYSVDVGVVDIFETDAEGKRRKVSCEIDFVINKGVKKYYIQSALSLGNAQKEKSELRPLLGVKDFFRKIIVTKSGMKPWFDEEGILHLGLYEFLLNPAALDL; this comes from the coding sequence GTGCTCAACGGCCTGCAAAGGCTTCGAAACGTGGACATTTATGTGACCGGGAGCAATTCAAAAATGCTCTCCAAGGATGTGATGACGGCTTTCCGGGGGCGGGGGGATTCGGTTGAGGTTCATCCGCTTTCTTTCAAGGAATACTACGACTATGTAGGCGGGGATAAGGCAGAGGCTTATGAGGAATATGCCCTGTACGGCGGTATGCCGCTGGTCTTGTTCCGGAAGACGGAAGATGATAAATTCAAATATCTGTCTTCCCTTTTTGAGGAGGTCTATTTTAAGGATATCATAGAGCGGTACCAGATTGGGCTTCCGGAGGTTTTAAGCGAATTGACAGATGACCTGTGTTCCTCCGTGGGTTCGCTTACCAATGCTACGAAAATAGCGAATACCCTACAGACGGTAAAGGGGATCAAGGTGGACAGTGGGACCATTGCCAGCTATCTGACCTATCTTTCCGAATCTTTTCTGTTCCGCCAGGCAAAGCGGTACGACGTGAAGGGAAAGAAATATTTTTCCTATCCGTCGAAATATTACTGCAGCGATATCGGGCTTCGGAACGTGCGGCTGAATCTGCGGCAGCAGGAGGAGACGCATATCATGGAGAACATCATGTACAACGAGCTGATCTGCAGGGGCTATTCAGTGGATGTAGGCGTGGTTGATATTTTTGAGACGGACGCAGAAGGAAAAAGGAGGAAGGTCAGCTGTGAGATCGATTTTGTCATCAACAAAGGCGTAAAGAAGTATTACATCCAGTCTGCCCTGAGCCTTGGCAATGCCCAGAAGGAAAAGTCAGAGCTTCGGCCGCTGCTTGGCGTCAAGGATTTCTTCCGGAAAATCATTGTCACGAAGAGCGGGATGAAGCCGTGGTTTGATGAAGAGGGAATCCTGCATCTGGGACTCTATGAGTTCCTGCTAAATCCCGCCGCACTGGATTTATGA
- a CDS encoding IS5 family transposase (programmed frameshift): MRQYPSDISREEYEEIREDLEGARKKTRPREYDLYDVFCAVLYVVQGGIQWRMLPSDYPKWQSVYYYFRVWSEKDETGVSILDKVLHKLVKQIRNEDLRRDKTTFGIVDAQSVQNADTAEEKGYDAGKKLSGIKRHVVVDTMGLPHAIAVTTADVTDRDGAIQMILVNLDSLSCVKKFLVDGGYTGERFANQVKEICNAQVEVVKRNELHRFVVLPRRWVVERLFGWLDKFRRLWKNCERKLVISAQILTFALIAILIRRY, from the exons ATGCGTCAATATCCAAGCGATATCAGCCGGGAAGAGTATGAAGAGATACGAGAGGATTTAGAAGGAGCAAGGAAAAAGACGCGCCCCAGAGAGTACGATTTGTACGACGTATTTTGTGCGGTGCTATATGTGGTGCAGGGTGGAATACAATGGCGAATGCTGCCCAGCGATTATCCCAAATGGCAAAGCGTTTACTACTATTTCCGGGTATGGTCCGAAAAAGATGAAACGGGCGTCAGTATTCTGGATAAGGTGCTGCACAAACTGGTCAAGCAGATACGGAATGAAGACCTGAGACGGGATAAGACCACCTTTGGAATCGTTGATGCGCAAAGTGTGCAGAATGCTGACACAGCGGAAGAAAAAGGTTATGACGCAGGAAAAAAGT TATCCGGAATCAAACGCCACGTTGTCGTAGATACGATGGGGCTGCCTCATGCCATAGCTGTAACGACCGCTGATGTTACGGACCGGGATGGGGCCATTCAGATGATCCTTGTTAACCTGGACAGTCTTTCCTGTGTAAAGAAATTTCTAGTGGATGGAGGATACACTGGTGAGCGCTTTGCCAATCAGGTCAAGGAGATTTGCAATGCTCAGGTCGAAGTTGTAAAGCGTAACGAATTACACAGATTTGTTGTGCTGCCGCGTCGTTGGGTGGTAGAGCGCCTTTTCGGCTGGCTGGACAAATTCCGCAGGCTTTGGAAAAATTGTGAGCGTAAACTCGTTATTTCTGCTCAGATTCTTACTTTCGCCCTCATTGCCATCCTCATCAGAAGATATTAA